The Desulfosporosinus acidiphilus SJ4 genome has a window encoding:
- a CDS encoding rhodanese-like domain-containing protein — protein sequence MNQTITISMIVGVIIIWLYGKYADKDVNKLRIDPSEAKKRLDTEKDIILLDVRTEKEYVENHIPRSTLIPLNVLAREAGQKLPNKQAAIFVYCRSGNRSKAAVKMLLKLGYSNLYNLGGIIRWPYKTVSGKK from the coding sequence ATGAACCAGACAATAACTATATCCATGATAGTTGGAGTAATAATAATCTGGCTGTACGGCAAGTACGCAGACAAAGACGTCAATAAATTACGGATCGATCCCTCCGAAGCTAAAAAGCGACTGGATACTGAAAAGGATATCATTCTTCTGGATGTCAGGACCGAAAAGGAATATGTTGAGAACCACATTCCTCGAAGTACTTTGATTCCCTTGAACGTGCTGGCCAGAGAGGCCGGCCAAAAACTTCCAAACAAGCAAGCTGCTATTTTTGTCTATTGCAGGAGTGGCAATCGAAGCAAAGCTGCAGTAAAGATGTTATTAAAGCTTGGGTATTCTAATCTTTACAATTTGGGCGGCATAATACGCTGGCCCTATAAGACTGTATCCGGTAAGAAGTAG
- a CDS encoding NADH-quinone oxidoreductase subunit C, with protein MLNLIENLEGEFSLKVFSGQEFSETAFPPRTKSSTNNFRAASEPYEENLKDAGSSNRDDKSAPKPDNTYYLEVPLERIKEICSYIQEIGYPLVLMFANDEQNFQAGYAVNYVFAAREEGMLLVIKTKVDPETMEIPSISNQVHAASGYEREIQDLFGIVPVGHPDGKRLVFHSNWPQGAYPLRKDFAVGQKPAFAQEKIRFQEVEGEGVFEIPVGPVHAGIIEPGHFRFSVAGEPVINLEAQLYFVHKGIEKLAESQSIEKCLYIAERVSGDETFANSLAYCQAIEKIAEMKIPVRAAYTRVLFAELERLTSHLGDLGGICLDTGYGFANFQFQMMRGWAYLIADELCGMRFLRSVNKLGGVRKDFVSGKEAKQIELLLKIRTELEDTVNIIKSNSMFIDRVENTGILETKIAVDLNAVGPGGRASGIRYDVRKAFPYAAYANLEFNVPEHNNGDINCRMNTKIEECFESISLMIQVLEGMPEGKVCEPIAEVKPYRFAFGLTEAPRGENIHWLMTGENNTIYRYKIRTPSFCNWPALCHAVKGNIVPDFPLINKSFNLSYAGNDL; from the coding sequence ATGTTAAACTTAATAGAGAATCTTGAGGGGGAATTTTCTCTCAAGGTATTTTCAGGCCAAGAATTTTCAGAGACAGCCTTTCCGCCGAGAACGAAAAGTTCAACTAATAATTTCCGGGCCGCTTCGGAGCCCTATGAAGAAAATTTGAAAGATGCCGGTTCCAGCAATCGTGACGATAAGTCTGCACCGAAACCAGATAATACGTATTATCTGGAAGTGCCTCTTGAAAGGATCAAAGAGATTTGCAGCTATATTCAAGAAATCGGCTATCCACTCGTCTTAATGTTTGCTAATGACGAGCAAAATTTCCAAGCGGGTTATGCTGTTAATTATGTCTTTGCGGCTCGAGAAGAAGGAATGCTCCTGGTTATTAAAACGAAAGTAGACCCCGAAACCATGGAGATTCCCTCTATCAGCAATCAGGTTCACGCTGCTTCAGGTTATGAACGGGAAATTCAGGACTTGTTCGGAATTGTGCCGGTTGGGCATCCCGACGGTAAACGATTGGTATTTCATAGCAATTGGCCCCAAGGAGCTTATCCTCTGCGCAAGGATTTTGCTGTCGGGCAAAAACCCGCATTTGCTCAGGAAAAAATCCGTTTTCAAGAAGTAGAAGGTGAAGGGGTTTTTGAGATTCCTGTTGGCCCGGTTCACGCCGGGATTATCGAACCGGGGCACTTCCGGTTCAGTGTTGCGGGTGAACCGGTCATCAACCTTGAAGCACAATTGTATTTCGTTCATAAGGGAATTGAAAAATTGGCGGAAAGTCAAAGCATTGAAAAGTGCCTGTATATTGCCGAACGGGTCTCCGGGGATGAGACCTTTGCTAATTCCTTAGCCTATTGTCAAGCGATTGAAAAAATTGCAGAGATGAAAATTCCTGTCAGAGCAGCATATACCAGAGTTCTTTTTGCCGAACTGGAGAGACTCACCAGTCACTTAGGCGACCTTGGAGGAATTTGTCTCGACACAGGGTATGGTTTTGCCAACTTTCAGTTTCAAATGATGAGAGGCTGGGCTTATTTAATTGCCGATGAACTCTGTGGTATGCGTTTTTTACGAAGTGTCAATAAATTAGGCGGAGTCCGCAAGGACTTTGTCTCCGGTAAGGAAGCTAAGCAGATTGAACTGCTGTTGAAAATTCGTACCGAACTTGAAGACACCGTGAACATTATTAAATCGAACAGCATGTTTATCGATAGGGTAGAAAATACAGGTATCCTGGAGACAAAAATAGCGGTGGATTTGAATGCTGTAGGCCCGGGAGGGAGGGCGTCAGGAATTCGCTACGATGTTCGCAAAGCATTTCCTTATGCGGCTTATGCGAACCTGGAATTTAATGTTCCTGAGCACAACAATGGTGACATCAACTGCAGGATGAATACTAAAATTGAAGAGTGCTTTGAATCGATAAGCTTAATGATTCAGGTTCTTGAAGGGATGCCGGAGGGGAAGGTTTGCGAACCGATCGCGGAAGTTAAACCCTATCGCTTTGCCTTCGGCTTAACTGAAGCACCGCGGGGAGAAAATATTCACTGGTTAATGACAGGAGAGAATAATACTATTTACCGCTATAAAATCAGAACTCCTTCCTTCTGCAACTGGCCTGCTCTCTGCCATGCTGTTAAGGGAAATATCGTCCCGGATTTTCCCCTGATTAATAAGAGTTTTAACCTTTCCTATGCCGGAAACGATTTGTAG
- a CDS encoding MarR family winged helix-turn-helix transcriptional regulator: MSYDESIGQLTNQTNKLIMRYLNSKLELHDITLEQWIVLLKLSQKDKITQKQLAVNVDKDQPTLARILDILERKKLVERKPNEKDRRAFCVQITEKGINLKKQVTPLLENMFETIVAGISDEEIEIYKRVLLKINGNITIQEKVEK; encoded by the coding sequence ATGTCTTATGATGAATCTATCGGCCAACTGACAAATCAAACTAATAAATTAATAATGCGTTATTTAAACTCAAAACTTGAATTACATGATATTACTCTTGAGCAGTGGATTGTATTATTGAAACTATCACAGAAAGATAAAATCACACAGAAGCAGTTAGCAGTAAACGTCGATAAGGATCAACCTACTTTGGCAAGGATATTGGATATCTTAGAAAGGAAAAAACTTGTTGAAAGAAAACCTAATGAAAAGGATAGAAGGGCATTTTGTGTACAAATAACTGAGAAGGGAATAAACCTAAAGAAACAAGTAACACCTCTTCTTGAAAATATGTTTGAGACAATAGTCGCGGGAATCTCAGATGAGGAAATAGAAATTTATAAACGTGTTCTCTTAAAAATTAACGGAAATATAACTATTCAGGAGAAGGTGGAGAAATAA
- a CDS encoding DUF1456 family protein produces the protein MDNNDILIRIRYALNIRNTEMVEIFKLGGLELTEEMVRKLLIKSKNPYRQNDKVDDQGATEDMEERITCKNSMLESFLNGLITYKRGKQDAKPESSEKPVLKNNENPNNMLLKKLKIALSLTSDDIINILAETGVNVTKGEISALLRSEGHKNYKECGDKYARNFLKGLTNKYRG, from the coding sequence ATGGATAATAATGACATACTCATTAGAATAAGGTATGCACTGAACATAAGAAATACCGAAATGGTTGAGATATTTAAGCTTGGTGGCCTTGAACTAACCGAAGAAATGGTTAGAAAGCTGCTTATTAAATCAAAGAACCCTTACCGTCAGAATGATAAGGTTGACGATCAGGGCGCAACAGAAGATATGGAAGAAAGAATAACATGCAAGAACAGCATGTTAGAGTCATTTTTAAATGGTTTGATAACTTATAAAAGAGGGAAGCAAGATGCCAAACCTGAGTCATCTGAAAAACCGGTATTAAAGAACAATGAAAACCCTAATAATATGTTGCTTAAGAAATTGAAAATAGCGTTGTCCCTGACAAGCGACGATATAATAAATATTCTCGCGGAAACAGGGGTCAATGTTACGAAAGGTGAAATAAGCGCTCTGTTAAGAAGCGAAGGGCATAAGAATTATAAAGAGTGCGGTGATAAATACGCTCGAAATTTCTTAAAAGGATTAACTAATAAATATAGAGGGTAG
- a CDS encoding MFS transporter gives MKRLNLNSSNRLWTKSYILILIINLFVYIAFYLLVPTLPAFAKQIGGSNIQASLVVSGFSISSLICRAVTGHVADKIDRKPLLLIGLLILALCTLSYMFLPISAVIVVRILQGVGWGMSSTAIAAVVSEMVPSKLRGEGMGYYSLSMIISMSLAPIIAIIVMNRYKFNVVAAVSIIFVGIAILLLQLVVIPQNKAQRLGAKKEKIIVLRDLIEKRALFPSFLCFLLVIPLCGIMSYIMLFGREIKLFNIWVYFIGHVSMILVTRSFVGKLFDKKGHAVVIIPGAISMIIGLMILSYVHSVASLVIASLFYGFGYGAVQPSLQAWAVSRSPAERIGAANGTFLSSMDLSFTIGSIILSLIADIKSYAIMYRFSDIFMVIFMLVYGFVLLKEKKSNICNEDLLENVS, from the coding sequence TTGAAAAGATTAAATTTGAATTCTTCGAATAGACTTTGGACGAAGAGTTATATACTTATTTTAATTATAAATTTATTTGTTTATATAGCTTTTTATTTATTGGTACCGACTTTACCTGCATTTGCAAAACAGATCGGTGGGAGTAATATTCAAGCAAGTCTTGTTGTCAGCGGATTCTCTATATCTTCACTTATATGTAGGGCAGTTACGGGACACGTAGCCGATAAAATTGATAGGAAGCCACTTTTATTAATTGGTCTTTTAATTTTAGCTTTATGCACTCTTTCTTATATGTTCCTTCCAATATCAGCAGTTATAGTAGTACGTATTCTTCAAGGCGTGGGTTGGGGGATGTCATCTACAGCTATTGCTGCCGTAGTTTCGGAAATGGTTCCCAGTAAACTTAGAGGTGAGGGAATGGGATATTACTCACTATCTATGATAATTTCGATGTCTTTAGCGCCAATTATAGCAATTATAGTTATGAATAGATATAAGTTCAATGTTGTAGCTGCGGTTTCAATAATTTTCGTTGGTATAGCGATACTATTGTTACAATTAGTGGTAATTCCTCAAAATAAGGCACAAAGGTTAGGTGCTAAAAAAGAAAAAATCATTGTATTAAGAGATTTAATCGAAAAGAGAGCGTTGTTCCCGTCGTTTCTTTGTTTTTTATTAGTAATTCCTTTGTGTGGAATTATGAGCTATATAATGTTATTTGGTCGAGAAATAAAGCTATTCAATATATGGGTATATTTTATTGGACACGTTTCAATGATTTTAGTGACAAGATCTTTTGTGGGAAAGTTATTTGATAAGAAAGGTCATGCCGTAGTAATTATACCTGGAGCAATATCAATGATCATTGGACTTATGATACTCTCCTACGTACATTCGGTTGCTTCTCTGGTCATTGCTTCACTATTTTATGGATTTGGATATGGTGCGGTTCAGCCATCATTACAGGCTTGGGCGGTAAGTAGGTCACCTGCCGAACGTATAGGTGCAGCCAATGGAACATTCCTATCGTCTATGGACTTAAGCTTTACAATTGGTTCAATAATATTAAGCCTAATTGCAGATATTAAGAGTTATGCTATAATGTATCGATTTTCTGACATCTTTATGGTTATTTTCATGTTGGTATACGGTTTTGTACTATTGAAGGAAAAGAAAAGTAATATCTGTAACGAAGACTTACTTGAAAATGTAAGCTAA
- a CDS encoding sensor domain-containing protein, producing MKKIVSRPSFAGIFMMVSLIISLGIIVYTIYLNERIESVLLHVFTICIMVINLGLIFLYFWKRQHEVCRRKKDQDELEQQQAINRHCEYLAKYANDIILLLNEDLRIVYANERAVLTYGYELDELYQLDSIVDLRPPEQREEIKHLIQDEGADGVVYNTIHQRKDRSTFPIEVSLRSIVVEGKKYYQAINRDVTERKKVENALKEQLHFLQKLINTIPNPIFYKGSNGLYRGCNTAFEEYLGLPKDEIVGKSVYDLSPKELADKYAEMDSVLFNKPEVQTYESSVVYADGTWHDVIFNKASYLNSEGVIAGLVGVIIDITERKQMEERLQYLATHDSLTNIPNRYYLEENLKRVVVKAKRGIYSFLLFIDLDNFKLVNDTLGHQAGDNLLITLVNILKSHLTEEDFLARLGGDEFVVLLEGASVDRGTKVAETLRRAIDENNFGPLSHDLSCNLTVSIGVAKIDGSLDYQKILSLADTALYSAKDKGRNQVIFIDSTSKMSTLLTQTSEIATLLVKALKENMFVLYYQPVFTMDGSISHYEALIRIHCQGQLISPNDFIPVAERFGLMPQIDQWVVKAALETLQQYPQIKIFVNISGMSLEDADFLEYIETSIRESGVSPSRIGFEITETSAVKDFIRAEHWIEWLKRLGCQFALDDFGMGFSSFTYLRMLPVDYLKIDGSFVRNMDKDPTQRALIVAINDVAHTLGKKTVAEFVENKEIFEALKSLNVDLVQGYYLGRPASLPQDIE from the coding sequence ATGAAAAAAATAGTCAGCCGTCCTTCTTTTGCTGGTATTTTTATGATGGTTTCTCTCATAATAAGTCTCGGAATTATTGTTTACACGATCTATCTCAATGAAAGAATAGAATCTGTTCTCTTACATGTTTTTACGATTTGTATCATGGTCATTAACCTAGGACTTATCTTCTTATATTTTTGGAAACGTCAACACGAAGTCTGCAGACGAAAGAAAGATCAAGATGAACTGGAGCAACAGCAGGCTATTAATCGCCATTGCGAGTACTTAGCTAAGTATGCGAACGATATTATACTCCTTCTTAATGAAGATCTTAGAATTGTTTATGCTAACGAACGAGCGGTTTTAACCTATGGTTATGAATTAGATGAGTTATATCAACTTGATAGTATCGTTGATTTGCGGCCCCCAGAACAGAGAGAGGAAATTAAGCATTTAATACAAGACGAGGGTGCCGATGGAGTCGTCTATAATACGATTCATCAGCGTAAGGATAGATCTACATTTCCCATTGAAGTAAGTTTAAGGTCGATTGTTGTTGAAGGGAAAAAATACTATCAGGCAATCAATAGGGATGTTACGGAGAGAAAAAAGGTTGAAAATGCTTTAAAAGAACAGCTGCATTTTCTTCAGAAGTTGATTAACACCATTCCAAACCCAATATTTTACAAGGGCTCGAATGGCTTATATCGGGGATGCAATACTGCGTTTGAGGAATATCTCGGGCTGCCCAAAGATGAAATAGTGGGCAAGTCTGTCTATGATTTATCTCCCAAAGAACTAGCCGACAAATACGCTGAAATGGACTCGGTGTTATTTAACAAACCGGAGGTGCAAACCTATGAATCTTCCGTAGTGTATGCCGATGGAACATGGCATGACGTTATCTTTAATAAAGCCAGTTACTTAAATTCTGAAGGTGTTATCGCCGGATTAGTTGGGGTTATCATCGACATTACTGAACGGAAACAAATGGAGGAACGGCTGCAATACTTAGCAACCCATGACTCGTTAACCAATATCCCCAACAGGTACTATCTTGAAGAAAACTTGAAACGAGTAGTGGTAAAGGCAAAGCGAGGCATTTATAGTTTTTTGCTTTTTATTGACTTAGATAATTTCAAGTTAGTCAACGATACCTTGGGACACCAAGCAGGGGATAATCTACTCATAACCTTGGTGAATATCTTAAAGTCGCACCTTACCGAAGAGGATTTTCTGGCGCGGCTCGGCGGGGACGAATTTGTCGTTTTGCTGGAGGGAGCGTCGGTTGACAGGGGTACCAAGGTTGCGGAAACGTTGAGGCGTGCCATTGATGAAAACAATTTTGGCCCTCTTTCTCATGATCTATCTTGCAACTTAACGGTCAGCATCGGTGTCGCCAAGATTGACGGCAGCTTAGACTATCAAAAGATCCTTTCCTTAGCTGATACCGCACTTTATTCGGCTAAGGATAAAGGCCGCAATCAAGTTATTTTCATAGACTCCACTTCCAAAATGAGTACACTTCTTACTCAGACAAGTGAAATTGCCACCCTTTTGGTAAAGGCACTTAAGGAAAATATGTTTGTCCTCTATTACCAGCCCGTTTTTACGATGGATGGGAGTATTAGCCATTATGAGGCCTTAATTCGCATTCATTGTCAGGGCCAATTAATTTCCCCGAATGATTTTATTCCGGTTGCCGAGCGCTTTGGTTTAATGCCGCAAATTGATCAATGGGTTGTTAAGGCGGCCCTTGAGACCTTACAACAATACCCTCAGATTAAAATTTTTGTAAATATCTCCGGAATGAGTTTAGAAGATGCTGACTTCCTGGAATACATCGAAACCAGTATCCGCGAGAGTGGTGTCAGCCCTTCTCGAATTGGCTTTGAGATCACTGAAACCAGTGCGGTAAAAGACTTTATTCGAGCGGAACATTGGATAGAATGGCTTAAACGATTAGGATGTCAGTTTGCCCTCGATGATTTCGGCATGGGATTTTCATCCTTTACTTACCTTCGTATGCTTCCGGTCGATTACCTGAAGATTGACGGTTCGTTTGTCCGCAATATGGACAAAGACCCGACGCAGCGAGCCTTGATCGTAGCCATTAACGATGTCGCCCATACTCTGGGGAAGAAGACCGTCGCAGAGTTTGTAGAAAACAAGGAGATTTTCGAAGCTTTAAAAAGTCTTAACGTTGACCTGGTACAAGGATATTACTTAGGTAGACCGGCTTCCTTACCCCAGGATATTGAATGA
- a CDS encoding ketopantoate reductase family protein has product MEIKKVSIIGLGALGILFAHHLSERMPKGDLRIIADEERIRRYKRDGVYCNGQRCEFNYLNPEDKEDPADLLIFAVKYNGLNKAIQAAKNQVGEQTIILSALNGITSERIIGQTYGMDKILYCVAQGMDAVKEGNRLTYEHMGMLVFGEQEPGVISQRVKRVAQFLESMAVPFEAVTDMNRRMWGKFMLNVGVNQTVAVYENNYGGIQKEGSARETMIAAMREVMVLSEKEGIYLTETDLTYWLNLLDTLNPKGKPSMRQDMEARRFSEVELFSGAVLELGKKYGVATPVNQELYRRIKEIEAQY; this is encoded by the coding sequence ATGGAGATAAAAAAGGTATCAATTATTGGTTTGGGAGCCTTAGGGATTTTATTTGCTCATCATTTGAGCGAGAGAATGCCCAAAGGAGATTTGCGAATTATCGCTGATGAAGAAAGAATCCGAAGATATAAACGTGACGGCGTTTATTGTAATGGTCAACGCTGTGAATTTAATTATCTGAACCCGGAAGATAAAGAAGACCCAGCAGATCTGCTTATTTTTGCAGTAAAGTACAATGGACTAAATAAGGCTATCCAGGCTGCCAAGAATCAAGTAGGGGAGCAGACAATCATTTTATCGGCGCTCAACGGGATTACCAGTGAAAGGATTATTGGGCAGACCTATGGCATGGATAAGATTCTTTACTGTGTAGCCCAGGGCATGGATGCTGTTAAAGAAGGGAACCGATTAACCTATGAGCATATGGGAATGCTGGTCTTTGGGGAACAAGAACCGGGGGTTATTTCCCAGCGAGTCAAACGAGTTGCTCAATTTCTTGAAAGTATGGCCGTACCTTTTGAAGCAGTAACGGATATGAACCGGCGTATGTGGGGCAAATTTATGCTCAATGTGGGCGTGAACCAAACAGTTGCGGTTTATGAGAACAATTACGGTGGGATTCAAAAAGAAGGCTCAGCGAGAGAAACAATGATTGCCGCTATGAGGGAAGTCATGGTTCTTTCCGAAAAGGAAGGTATTTATTTGACGGAGACGGATTTAACCTATTGGCTGAATCTCTTAGATACATTAAATCCAAAAGGCAAACCTTCTATGCGTCAGGACATGGAAGCCCGGCGTTTCAGCGAGGTGGAGTTATTTTCAGGGGCAGTTTTGGAGTTGGGAAAAAAATACGGTGTAGCGACACCAGTTAATCAAGAACTATATCGGCGGATAAAAGAGATTGAAGCTCAATATTGA
- the nuoB gene encoding NADH-quinone oxidoreductase subunit NuoB — protein MFNTLKKIIKYPRLTQDYPNIKDSTSASFLGQTVIDPGKCTFCGECALHCPSQAIIFDKSARAIGIDYAKCIFCVLCEEICPVSAVQTTNNFELAESDKVKLNPHDKKTTIINEDNLPDTSYETICRDLQANIKKIFGRSLQIREVDAGSCNGCDYEINALNNPFNDLERLGISFVASPRHADMLLVTGTGTRNMQQALIKTYQATPDPKLVVAVGACACSGGIFRDTYATNNGIDSLVPVDVYIPGCPPRPQAIIYGILKAIDRV, from the coding sequence ATGTTTAATACTTTGAAAAAGATTATCAAATATCCAAGGTTGACGCAGGATTATCCAAATATAAAAGATAGTACCTCCGCTTCGTTTCTGGGTCAAACGGTGATAGACCCGGGTAAATGCACGTTCTGCGGGGAATGTGCCTTGCATTGCCCTTCTCAAGCTATTATTTTTGATAAAAGCGCCCGCGCCATTGGTATTGATTACGCGAAGTGTATCTTTTGCGTTCTGTGCGAGGAGATATGCCCGGTGAGTGCTGTGCAAACGACCAACAATTTTGAGCTTGCCGAAAGCGATAAGGTAAAGTTAAATCCTCATGACAAGAAAACTACTATAATTAATGAAGATAATTTGCCAGATACCTCTTACGAAACTATTTGCAGGGATTTACAAGCTAATATTAAGAAGATTTTTGGCCGAAGTCTCCAAATCAGGGAGGTCGATGCCGGGTCCTGTAATGGTTGTGACTACGAAATTAATGCCTTGAACAACCCTTTTAACGACCTGGAAAGACTCGGGATTAGTTTTGTTGCCTCTCCGCGGCATGCCGACATGTTGTTGGTAACAGGAACCGGGACTCGAAATATGCAGCAGGCTCTCATAAAAACCTATCAAGCGACGCCGGATCCCAAGCTTGTTGTCGCCGTTGGTGCCTGCGCCTGCAGCGGAGGAATATTCAGAGATACCTATGCCACAAACAATGGCATTGATTCGTTGGTTCCCGTGGACGTCTATATTCCCGGATGTCCGCCAAGACCTCAGGCAATAATTTATGGAATCCTGAAGGCTATTGACAGAGTTTAG
- a CDS encoding DMT family transporter yields the protein MSDKKIHLLMVMTSIFWSGAFITGKIAVGAFPPFALTFFRFLFALPFIFGILYFREPGNLIPRGKQWVPLIVLGFIGTFCYHSLFFTSLKYTTAINSSLIGAMNPMVTALLAVLFFGEKLTPTRTFGFILSFSGVFLVITNGDLQLISQFRFNKGDLIMLAAVCCFAVYSLLSRRYMKQYHLSPLMVTAYTFLICVIISVPFLLWENPSSYLFSASVKGWLSILYMSVFASVLGYLIQMVAIQRIGAPRTAVFINLVPIFTIIQSVTILGESITLIKLIGAAIVISGVYLTTRPEAKRNYTEKANSAA from the coding sequence TTGTCCGATAAAAAGATTCACCTTTTAATGGTCATGACGTCTATATTTTGGTCCGGCGCTTTTATTACCGGTAAAATTGCAGTAGGAGCATTTCCTCCTTTTGCCCTTACTTTCTTTCGCTTCCTCTTCGCTCTGCCATTTATTTTCGGAATACTGTATTTCCGAGAACCGGGTAACCTTATCCCCCGCGGTAAACAATGGGTCCCCCTTATTGTTCTCGGCTTTATCGGAACATTTTGCTATCACTCATTATTCTTTACTTCCTTAAAATATACCACGGCCATTAATTCCTCGCTTATCGGGGCTATGAATCCTATGGTTACTGCACTTCTGGCAGTATTGTTCTTTGGCGAAAAATTGACTCCTACGAGGACATTTGGCTTTATTTTATCGTTTAGCGGCGTTTTCCTTGTTATTACCAATGGTGATCTTCAGCTTATTTCCCAATTTCGTTTTAATAAAGGGGACCTCATTATGCTGGCTGCCGTTTGCTGTTTCGCTGTTTATTCCCTGCTTAGCCGCCGTTATATGAAGCAATATCACCTCTCCCCTCTGATGGTAACTGCTTATACCTTCTTGATCTGCGTTATCATCTCCGTCCCTTTCCTTTTATGGGAGAACCCATCGAGCTATTTATTTTCAGCGTCGGTTAAGGGATGGCTCTCAATTCTTTATATGAGCGTATTTGCCTCTGTCTTGGGTTATCTTATTCAGATGGTTGCTATTCAACGGATTGGGGCTCCCCGAACCGCTGTTTTTATTAATTTGGTCCCGATCTTTACGATTATTCAGTCCGTGACTATCCTTGGAGAATCAATCACACTCATTAAACTTATCGGGGCCGCCATCGTCATTTCTGGTGTATATCTAACGACACGGCCGGAAGCAAAAAGAAACTATACCGAAAAAGCCAACAGCGCTGCCTAA
- a CDS encoding flavodoxin family protein, with protein MNVIAINGSPRKTWNTATLLQRALEGAESVGAQTEIIHLADLNFKGCISCFACKRKGSLNAGHCAVRDDLTNVLEKVLVADVLLIGSPIYFGNVTAGVRGFLERLLFSNLSYNERHESVFQGKLSSGFIYTMNVPEDFLKHVNYEENVFQNYKNMLQRLGGPSEFVISTDTYQFDDYSKYEASMFDVNHKAKVKAERFPIDCQKAFDMGAKLASSSI; from the coding sequence TTGAACGTAATTGCTATTAATGGAAGTCCGAGGAAAACTTGGAATACTGCTACGCTGTTGCAAAGAGCTCTGGAGGGTGCTGAATCTGTCGGAGCTCAAACGGAAATTATACATTTAGCTGACTTGAATTTTAAAGGATGCATTAGCTGCTTCGCTTGTAAGCGGAAAGGTTCTTTGAATGCCGGACATTGTGCCGTACGGGATGATTTAACCAATGTTTTGGAGAAAGTCTTAGTGGCCGACGTCCTCCTCATTGGTTCACCTATCTATTTTGGAAATGTTACCGCCGGGGTACGGGGTTTTCTGGAACGGTTGTTATTTTCTAACCTATCCTATAATGAACGCCATGAATCTGTTTTTCAAGGCAAGCTATCATCGGGTTTCATATATACTATGAATGTTCCGGAGGATTTTTTGAAACACGTTAACTACGAAGAAAATGTGTTTCAGAATTATAAAAACATGCTGCAGCGGCTGGGAGGGCCCTCCGAATTTGTAATTTCCACGGATACCTACCAATTTGACGATTACTCCAAATATGAGGCATCCATGTTTGATGTAAACCACAAGGCTAAAGTGAAAGCCGAGCGATTTCCGATCGATTGTCAGAAGGCCTTTGATATGGGAGCTAAATTAGCGAGCAGCTCAATCTAA
- a CDS encoding HIT family protein yields the protein MTDCMFCTFSEKDILAQNELACAIFDKFPVNEGHVLIVPKRHSASLFELTEDEVIGIWELAEEVKEILEDRFHPDGYNIGVNVGAAAGQTIFHMHVHVIPRYNGDVSDPRGGIRKIKKSLVPYVMEGEE from the coding sequence ATGACAGATTGCATGTTTTGTACGTTTTCGGAAAAAGACATTTTAGCCCAGAACGAACTAGCCTGTGCTATTTTCGATAAGTTTCCGGTCAATGAAGGGCATGTTCTGATAGTTCCCAAAAGGCATAGTGCAAGTCTTTTTGAATTGACTGAGGATGAAGTGATAGGCATCTGGGAGCTGGCTGAGGAAGTGAAAGAAATTTTGGAGGATCGCTTCCATCCCGATGGCTATAATATTGGTGTTAATGTCGGGGCAGCCGCCGGGCAGACCATTTTTCACATGCATGTTCATGTGATACCCCGCTATAACGGAGACGTTTCGGACCCTCGCGGCGGGATTCGGAAAATTAAAAAGAGTTTAGTACCCTATGTTATGGAAGGGGAAGAGTAA
- a CDS encoding autorepressor SdpR family transcription factor: MNEGIFKAMSDSTRRKIIELLKEGPKTAGDIANQFPYAQPTISRHLNVLKNANLIIDQKEGNFIIYRLNATILQEWLGWLLEHFGGGNNDENE; the protein is encoded by the coding sequence ATGAATGAGGGCATCTTTAAGGCCATGTCCGACTCAACACGGAGAAAAATCATCGAACTCTTGAAGGAAGGACCAAAAACGGCCGGTGACATTGCAAACCAATTTCCGTATGCTCAGCCCACAATTAGTCGTCATTTGAATGTGCTCAAAAATGCAAATTTAATTATCGATCAGAAGGAAGGAAACTTTATTATTTACAGACTTAACGCAACGATTTTGCAAGAATGGCTTGGATGGCTTCTAGAACACTTCGGAGGTGGAAATAATGATGAAAACGAATAA